In Tachysurus fulvidraco isolate hzauxx_2018 chromosome 1, HZAU_PFXX_2.0, whole genome shotgun sequence, a single window of DNA contains:
- the LOC113663200 gene encoding zinc-binding protein A33-like: MSTPDSLVSHDSSSLLSEDLLLCPICLDVFTDPVTTPCGHNFCNSCLTQCWGQSQHCQCPVCKEKFTKRPKLKINTTLREVADHFKKKRGSDKSEVLCDACSGEKMKALDDKLMETELKRIQQYAVDVTLDPDTAHPELILSADGKQVTHGDIQQNLPDTPQRFNRYIFVMGKQGFSSGRFYYEVQVRGKTNWDVGVVRENINRTGRIKLKPQNDYWTVVLRNGIRYEACLDPDVLLPHREMVEVVGVFVDYEEGLVSFYDVKSRSHIYSFTGQTFTEKLYPFLSPCQNGRGKNSAPLIISPVFKTECI, from the exons ATGAGTACACCAGATTCAT TAGTTTCTCATGACTCCAGCAGTCTCCTGTCTGAAGATCTGCTTCTGTGTCCGATCTGTCTGGATGTGTTTACTGATCCAGTAACCACTCCATGTGGACACAACTTTTGTAACAGCTGCCTTACACAGTGCTGGGGCCAGAGTCAACATTGTCAATGTCCAGTATGTAAAGAGAAATTCACCAAGAGACCTAAACTGAAGATTAATACAACACTGAGAGAGGTTGCAGATCACTTCAAGAAGAAAAGAGGTTCTGACAAATCTGAGGTTCTTTGTGATGCCTGCAGTGGAGAGAAGATGAAGGCCCTCGATGACAAATTAATGGAAACAG AACTGAAGAGGATTCAGCAGTATGCAG tggatgtgactctggatcctgaTACAGCTCATCCTGAACTCATCCTGTCTGCTGATGGAAAACAAGTGACCCATGGAGACATACAACAGAATCTCCCTGATACACCACAGAGGTTTAATCGTTATATCTTTGTTATGGGAAAGCAGGGTTTCTCTTCAGGgagattttattatgaggtgCAGGTCAGAGGGAAAACTAACTGGGATGTTGGAGTTGTGAGAGAGAACATTAACAGGACGGGGAGGATTAAACTGAAACCTCAGAATGACTACTGGACTGTGGTACTGAGGAATGGGATTCGGTATGAAGCTTGTCTTGATCCTGATGTCCTCCTCCCACACAGAGagatggtggaggtggtgggggtatttgtggattatgaggagggtctggtctccttttatgatgtAAAGTCCAGATCTCATATCTACTCTTTCACTGGTCAGACTTTTACTGAGAAACTCTATCCATTCTTAAGTCCTTGTCAAAATGGAAGAGGTAaaaattcagcaccactgatcatctctcctgtatttAAAACAGAATGCATTTAA
- the syt4 gene encoding synaptotagmin-4 isoform X3 — MQPMTQISSGSPPVTRPPVEKRDQIQMQGSSVLAEVPVSVAVVSVFGLVFSVSAFAWICCQRKTNKSNTKTPPYKFVHMLKGVDIYPESLNGKKKFAGEKMPDPVQGKSSPSPSSTRPALHLDLEKRDLNGNFTFVAPVAQPKVRSSPDLDIPSPHPGFRQGGYQEEETSESNVSSQTPTPALEKAQDKDSGVGTLSFSLEYNFEKKAFIVHIKEAHGLSATDEQSLTSDPYIKLTLLPEKKHKVKTRVLRKTLDPAFDETFSFYGIPYARVPQLALHFMVLSFDRFSRDEIIGETLVPLADVDLAEGRVLMSRDIIKRNRSAGRGELLLSLCYQSTTSTLTVVVLKARHLPKMDHNCPSDPYVKVNLYQGKKRVCKKKTHVKKCTPNPVFNELFVFDVPSEEGLRDTSVELLLLDSDRTARTPVIGRLLLGTSTPGTAGEHWREICDHPRRQIAKWHALAED; from the exons ATGCAGCCGATGACTCAGATCAGTTCCGGATCTCCACCTGTGACTCGTCCACCTGTGGAAAAGAGAGACCAAATCCAAATGCAAGGTTCCAGTGTGCTTG CAGAGGTCCCAGTGAGTGTGGCTGTAGTCAGTGTTTTTGGTCTTGTCTTCAGTGTTTCTGCCTTTGCCTGGATTTGCTGCCAGCGCAAGACCAACAAGAGCAACACCAAGACTCCTCCATACAAATTTGTCCACATGCTCAAGGGTGTAGACATCTATCCAGAGAGCTTAAATGGCAAGAAAAAATTTGCTGGAGAGAAGATGCCAGACCCAGTGCAAGGAAAGTCAAGCCCAAGTCCCAGCAGCACGCGTCCAGCACTTCACCTCGACCTGGAAAAACGAGACCTGAATGGTAATTTCACATTTGTAGCACCTGTTGCCCAACCCAAAGTGCGAAGCTCCCCAGACTTGGACATCCCATCCCCACACCCTGGCTTCAGACAGGGGGGATACCAGGAGGAGGAAACTTCAGAGAGCAATGTTTCCAGCCAGACGCCCACACCAGCTCTGGAAAAGGCCCAGGACAAGGATAGTGGTGTAGGCACACTCTCCTTCTCACTTGAGTACAACTTTGAGAAGAAGGCCTTTATTGTTCATATTAAGGAGGCGCATGGCTTGTCTGCCACTGATGAGCAGTCCCTGACCTCTGACCCTTACATTAAGCTCACTTTGCTCCCTGAGAAGAAGCACAAGGTGAAGACCCGGGTGCTCAGGAAGACTCTAGATCCAGCTTTTGATGAGACCTTCAGTTTTTACGGCATTCCATATGCTCGTGTCCCTCAGCTGGCTTTGCACTTCATGGTGCTAAGTTTCGATCGGTTTTCTCGTGATGAGATCATTGGAGAAACGCTCGTTCCATTGGCTGATGTTGACCTGGCTGAGGGGAGGGTCCTGATGAGCCGTGACATCATCAAGCGGAAT AGGAGTGCAGGAAGAGGAGAGCTGCTACTGTCCCTATGTTATCAGTCGACCACCAGCACCCTCACTGTGGTGGTTCTTAAGGCTCGTCATCTGCCTAAGATGGACCACAATTGCCCCTCTG ATCCCTATGTGAAAGTAAACCTGTACCAGGGCAAGAAACGTGTATGCAAGAAGAAGACTCATGTAAAGAAGTGCACCCCAAACCCTGTCTTCAACGAGCTATTTGTCTTCGACGTGCCTTCAGAGGAGGGCCTGCGTGATACCAGTGTGGAGCTTCTGCTGCTGGATTCTGATAGGACCGCACGCACTCCTGTCATCGGCCGCCTCCTCCTGGGCACATCCACCCCAGGCACTGCTGGCGAGCACTGGCGTGAGATATGTGATCATCCACGGCGGCAGATTGCAAAGTGGCATGCGCTGGCCGAAGACTAG
- the syt4 gene encoding synaptotagmin-4 isoform X4, which yields MAPVNAEDGHVAEVPVSVAVVSVFGLVFSVSAFAWICCQRKTNKSNTKTPPYKFVHMLKGVDIYPESLNGKKKFAGEKMPDPVQGKSSPSPSSTRPALHLDLEKRDLNGNFTFVAPVAQPKVRSSPDLDIPSPHPGFRQGGYQEEETSESNVSSQTPTPALEKAQDKDSGVGTLSFSLEYNFEKKAFIVHIKEAHGLSATDEQSLTSDPYIKLTLLPEKKHKVKTRVLRKTLDPAFDETFSFYGIPYARVPQLALHFMVLSFDRFSRDEIIGETLVPLADVDLAEGRVLMSRDIIKRNVRRSAGRGELLLSLCYQSTTSTLTVVVLKARHLPKMDHNCPSDPYVKVNLYQGKKRVCKKKTHVKKCTPNPVFNELFVFDVPSEEGLRDTSVELLLLDSDRTARTPVIGRLLLGTSTPGTAGEHWREICDHPRRQIAKWHALAED from the exons ATGGCTCCTGTAAACGCGGAAGACGGACATGTCG CAGAGGTCCCAGTGAGTGTGGCTGTAGTCAGTGTTTTTGGTCTTGTCTTCAGTGTTTCTGCCTTTGCCTGGATTTGCTGCCAGCGCAAGACCAACAAGAGCAACACCAAGACTCCTCCATACAAATTTGTCCACATGCTCAAGGGTGTAGACATCTATCCAGAGAGCTTAAATGGCAAGAAAAAATTTGCTGGAGAGAAGATGCCAGACCCAGTGCAAGGAAAGTCAAGCCCAAGTCCCAGCAGCACGCGTCCAGCACTTCACCTCGACCTGGAAAAACGAGACCTGAATGGTAATTTCACATTTGTAGCACCTGTTGCCCAACCCAAAGTGCGAAGCTCCCCAGACTTGGACATCCCATCCCCACACCCTGGCTTCAGACAGGGGGGATACCAGGAGGAGGAAACTTCAGAGAGCAATGTTTCCAGCCAGACGCCCACACCAGCTCTGGAAAAGGCCCAGGACAAGGATAGTGGTGTAGGCACACTCTCCTTCTCACTTGAGTACAACTTTGAGAAGAAGGCCTTTATTGTTCATATTAAGGAGGCGCATGGCTTGTCTGCCACTGATGAGCAGTCCCTGACCTCTGACCCTTACATTAAGCTCACTTTGCTCCCTGAGAAGAAGCACAAGGTGAAGACCCGGGTGCTCAGGAAGACTCTAGATCCAGCTTTTGATGAGACCTTCAGTTTTTACGGCATTCCATATGCTCGTGTCCCTCAGCTGGCTTTGCACTTCATGGTGCTAAGTTTCGATCGGTTTTCTCGTGATGAGATCATTGGAGAAACGCTCGTTCCATTGGCTGATGTTGACCTGGCTGAGGGGAGGGTCCTGATGAGCCGTGACATCATCAAGCGGAATGTAAGG AGGAGTGCAGGAAGAGGAGAGCTGCTACTGTCCCTATGTTATCAGTCGACCACCAGCACCCTCACTGTGGTGGTTCTTAAGGCTCGTCATCTGCCTAAGATGGACCACAATTGCCCCTCTG ATCCCTATGTGAAAGTAAACCTGTACCAGGGCAAGAAACGTGTATGCAAGAAGAAGACTCATGTAAAGAAGTGCACCCCAAACCCTGTCTTCAACGAGCTATTTGTCTTCGACGTGCCTTCAGAGGAGGGCCTGCGTGATACCAGTGTGGAGCTTCTGCTGCTGGATTCTGATAGGACCGCACGCACTCCTGTCATCGGCCGCCTCCTCCTGGGCACATCCACCCCAGGCACTGCTGGCGAGCACTGGCGTGAGATATGTGATCATCCACGGCGGCAGATTGCAAAGTGGCATGCGCTGGCCGAAGACTAG
- the syt4 gene encoding synaptotagmin-4 isoform X5, with translation MAPVNAEDGHVEVPVSVAVVSVFGLVFSVSAFAWICCQRKTNKSNTKTPPYKFVHMLKGVDIYPESLNGKKKFAGEKMPDPVQGKSSPSPSSTRPALHLDLEKRDLNGNFTFVAPVAQPKVRSSPDLDIPSPHPGFRQGGYQEEETSESNVSSQTPTPALEKAQDKDSGVGTLSFSLEYNFEKKAFIVHIKEAHGLSATDEQSLTSDPYIKLTLLPEKKHKVKTRVLRKTLDPAFDETFSFYGIPYARVPQLALHFMVLSFDRFSRDEIIGETLVPLADVDLAEGRVLMSRDIIKRNVRRSAGRGELLLSLCYQSTTSTLTVVVLKARHLPKMDHNCPSDPYVKVNLYQGKKRVCKKKTHVKKCTPNPVFNELFVFDVPSEEGLRDTSVELLLLDSDRTARTPVIGRLLLGTSTPGTAGEHWREICDHPRRQIAKWHALAED, from the exons ATGGCTCCTGTAAACGCGGAAGACGGACATGTCG AGGTCCCAGTGAGTGTGGCTGTAGTCAGTGTTTTTGGTCTTGTCTTCAGTGTTTCTGCCTTTGCCTGGATTTGCTGCCAGCGCAAGACCAACAAGAGCAACACCAAGACTCCTCCATACAAATTTGTCCACATGCTCAAGGGTGTAGACATCTATCCAGAGAGCTTAAATGGCAAGAAAAAATTTGCTGGAGAGAAGATGCCAGACCCAGTGCAAGGAAAGTCAAGCCCAAGTCCCAGCAGCACGCGTCCAGCACTTCACCTCGACCTGGAAAAACGAGACCTGAATGGTAATTTCACATTTGTAGCACCTGTTGCCCAACCCAAAGTGCGAAGCTCCCCAGACTTGGACATCCCATCCCCACACCCTGGCTTCAGACAGGGGGGATACCAGGAGGAGGAAACTTCAGAGAGCAATGTTTCCAGCCAGACGCCCACACCAGCTCTGGAAAAGGCCCAGGACAAGGATAGTGGTGTAGGCACACTCTCCTTCTCACTTGAGTACAACTTTGAGAAGAAGGCCTTTATTGTTCATATTAAGGAGGCGCATGGCTTGTCTGCCACTGATGAGCAGTCCCTGACCTCTGACCCTTACATTAAGCTCACTTTGCTCCCTGAGAAGAAGCACAAGGTGAAGACCCGGGTGCTCAGGAAGACTCTAGATCCAGCTTTTGATGAGACCTTCAGTTTTTACGGCATTCCATATGCTCGTGTCCCTCAGCTGGCTTTGCACTTCATGGTGCTAAGTTTCGATCGGTTTTCTCGTGATGAGATCATTGGAGAAACGCTCGTTCCATTGGCTGATGTTGACCTGGCTGAGGGGAGGGTCCTGATGAGCCGTGACATCATCAAGCGGAATGTAAGG AGGAGTGCAGGAAGAGGAGAGCTGCTACTGTCCCTATGTTATCAGTCGACCACCAGCACCCTCACTGTGGTGGTTCTTAAGGCTCGTCATCTGCCTAAGATGGACCACAATTGCCCCTCTG ATCCCTATGTGAAAGTAAACCTGTACCAGGGCAAGAAACGTGTATGCAAGAAGAAGACTCATGTAAAGAAGTGCACCCCAAACCCTGTCTTCAACGAGCTATTTGTCTTCGACGTGCCTTCAGAGGAGGGCCTGCGTGATACCAGTGTGGAGCTTCTGCTGCTGGATTCTGATAGGACCGCACGCACTCCTGTCATCGGCCGCCTCCTCCTGGGCACATCCACCCCAGGCACTGCTGGCGAGCACTGGCGTGAGATATGTGATCATCCACGGCGGCAGATTGCAAAGTGGCATGCGCTGGCCGAAGACTAG
- the syt4 gene encoding synaptotagmin-4 isoform X2 translates to MQPMTQISSGSPPVTRPPVEKRDQIQMQGSSVLEVPVSVAVVSVFGLVFSVSAFAWICCQRKTNKSNTKTPPYKFVHMLKGVDIYPESLNGKKKFAGEKMPDPVQGKSSPSPSSTRPALHLDLEKRDLNGNFTFVAPVAQPKVRSSPDLDIPSPHPGFRQGGYQEEETSESNVSSQTPTPALEKAQDKDSGVGTLSFSLEYNFEKKAFIVHIKEAHGLSATDEQSLTSDPYIKLTLLPEKKHKVKTRVLRKTLDPAFDETFSFYGIPYARVPQLALHFMVLSFDRFSRDEIIGETLVPLADVDLAEGRVLMSRDIIKRNVRRSAGRGELLLSLCYQSTTSTLTVVVLKARHLPKMDHNCPSDPYVKVNLYQGKKRVCKKKTHVKKCTPNPVFNELFVFDVPSEEGLRDTSVELLLLDSDRTARTPVIGRLLLGTSTPGTAGEHWREICDHPRRQIAKWHALAED, encoded by the exons ATGCAGCCGATGACTCAGATCAGTTCCGGATCTCCACCTGTGACTCGTCCACCTGTGGAAAAGAGAGACCAAATCCAAATGCAAGGTTCCAGTGTGCTTG AGGTCCCAGTGAGTGTGGCTGTAGTCAGTGTTTTTGGTCTTGTCTTCAGTGTTTCTGCCTTTGCCTGGATTTGCTGCCAGCGCAAGACCAACAAGAGCAACACCAAGACTCCTCCATACAAATTTGTCCACATGCTCAAGGGTGTAGACATCTATCCAGAGAGCTTAAATGGCAAGAAAAAATTTGCTGGAGAGAAGATGCCAGACCCAGTGCAAGGAAAGTCAAGCCCAAGTCCCAGCAGCACGCGTCCAGCACTTCACCTCGACCTGGAAAAACGAGACCTGAATGGTAATTTCACATTTGTAGCACCTGTTGCCCAACCCAAAGTGCGAAGCTCCCCAGACTTGGACATCCCATCCCCACACCCTGGCTTCAGACAGGGGGGATACCAGGAGGAGGAAACTTCAGAGAGCAATGTTTCCAGCCAGACGCCCACACCAGCTCTGGAAAAGGCCCAGGACAAGGATAGTGGTGTAGGCACACTCTCCTTCTCACTTGAGTACAACTTTGAGAAGAAGGCCTTTATTGTTCATATTAAGGAGGCGCATGGCTTGTCTGCCACTGATGAGCAGTCCCTGACCTCTGACCCTTACATTAAGCTCACTTTGCTCCCTGAGAAGAAGCACAAGGTGAAGACCCGGGTGCTCAGGAAGACTCTAGATCCAGCTTTTGATGAGACCTTCAGTTTTTACGGCATTCCATATGCTCGTGTCCCTCAGCTGGCTTTGCACTTCATGGTGCTAAGTTTCGATCGGTTTTCTCGTGATGAGATCATTGGAGAAACGCTCGTTCCATTGGCTGATGTTGACCTGGCTGAGGGGAGGGTCCTGATGAGCCGTGACATCATCAAGCGGAATGTAAGG AGGAGTGCAGGAAGAGGAGAGCTGCTACTGTCCCTATGTTATCAGTCGACCACCAGCACCCTCACTGTGGTGGTTCTTAAGGCTCGTCATCTGCCTAAGATGGACCACAATTGCCCCTCTG ATCCCTATGTGAAAGTAAACCTGTACCAGGGCAAGAAACGTGTATGCAAGAAGAAGACTCATGTAAAGAAGTGCACCCCAAACCCTGTCTTCAACGAGCTATTTGTCTTCGACGTGCCTTCAGAGGAGGGCCTGCGTGATACCAGTGTGGAGCTTCTGCTGCTGGATTCTGATAGGACCGCACGCACTCCTGTCATCGGCCGCCTCCTCCTGGGCACATCCACCCCAGGCACTGCTGGCGAGCACTGGCGTGAGATATGTGATCATCCACGGCGGCAGATTGCAAAGTGGCATGCGCTGGCCGAAGACTAG
- the syt4 gene encoding synaptotagmin-4 isoform X1, whose translation MQPMTQISSGSPPVTRPPVEKRDQIQMQGSSVLAEVPVSVAVVSVFGLVFSVSAFAWICCQRKTNKSNTKTPPYKFVHMLKGVDIYPESLNGKKKFAGEKMPDPVQGKSSPSPSSTRPALHLDLEKRDLNGNFTFVAPVAQPKVRSSPDLDIPSPHPGFRQGGYQEEETSESNVSSQTPTPALEKAQDKDSGVGTLSFSLEYNFEKKAFIVHIKEAHGLSATDEQSLTSDPYIKLTLLPEKKHKVKTRVLRKTLDPAFDETFSFYGIPYARVPQLALHFMVLSFDRFSRDEIIGETLVPLADVDLAEGRVLMSRDIIKRNVRRSAGRGELLLSLCYQSTTSTLTVVVLKARHLPKMDHNCPSDPYVKVNLYQGKKRVCKKKTHVKKCTPNPVFNELFVFDVPSEEGLRDTSVELLLLDSDRTARTPVIGRLLLGTSTPGTAGEHWREICDHPRRQIAKWHALAED comes from the exons ATGCAGCCGATGACTCAGATCAGTTCCGGATCTCCACCTGTGACTCGTCCACCTGTGGAAAAGAGAGACCAAATCCAAATGCAAGGTTCCAGTGTGCTTG CAGAGGTCCCAGTGAGTGTGGCTGTAGTCAGTGTTTTTGGTCTTGTCTTCAGTGTTTCTGCCTTTGCCTGGATTTGCTGCCAGCGCAAGACCAACAAGAGCAACACCAAGACTCCTCCATACAAATTTGTCCACATGCTCAAGGGTGTAGACATCTATCCAGAGAGCTTAAATGGCAAGAAAAAATTTGCTGGAGAGAAGATGCCAGACCCAGTGCAAGGAAAGTCAAGCCCAAGTCCCAGCAGCACGCGTCCAGCACTTCACCTCGACCTGGAAAAACGAGACCTGAATGGTAATTTCACATTTGTAGCACCTGTTGCCCAACCCAAAGTGCGAAGCTCCCCAGACTTGGACATCCCATCCCCACACCCTGGCTTCAGACAGGGGGGATACCAGGAGGAGGAAACTTCAGAGAGCAATGTTTCCAGCCAGACGCCCACACCAGCTCTGGAAAAGGCCCAGGACAAGGATAGTGGTGTAGGCACACTCTCCTTCTCACTTGAGTACAACTTTGAGAAGAAGGCCTTTATTGTTCATATTAAGGAGGCGCATGGCTTGTCTGCCACTGATGAGCAGTCCCTGACCTCTGACCCTTACATTAAGCTCACTTTGCTCCCTGAGAAGAAGCACAAGGTGAAGACCCGGGTGCTCAGGAAGACTCTAGATCCAGCTTTTGATGAGACCTTCAGTTTTTACGGCATTCCATATGCTCGTGTCCCTCAGCTGGCTTTGCACTTCATGGTGCTAAGTTTCGATCGGTTTTCTCGTGATGAGATCATTGGAGAAACGCTCGTTCCATTGGCTGATGTTGACCTGGCTGAGGGGAGGGTCCTGATGAGCCGTGACATCATCAAGCGGAATGTAAGG AGGAGTGCAGGAAGAGGAGAGCTGCTACTGTCCCTATGTTATCAGTCGACCACCAGCACCCTCACTGTGGTGGTTCTTAAGGCTCGTCATCTGCCTAAGATGGACCACAATTGCCCCTCTG ATCCCTATGTGAAAGTAAACCTGTACCAGGGCAAGAAACGTGTATGCAAGAAGAAGACTCATGTAAAGAAGTGCACCCCAAACCCTGTCTTCAACGAGCTATTTGTCTTCGACGTGCCTTCAGAGGAGGGCCTGCGTGATACCAGTGTGGAGCTTCTGCTGCTGGATTCTGATAGGACCGCACGCACTCCTGTCATCGGCCGCCTCCTCCTGGGCACATCCACCCCAGGCACTGCTGGCGAGCACTGGCGTGAGATATGTGATCATCCACGGCGGCAGATTGCAAAGTGGCATGCGCTGGCCGAAGACTAG